The Solibacillus daqui genome has a segment encoding these proteins:
- a CDS encoding MarR family winged helix-turn-helix transcriptional regulator, translating to MENNREIFHVLTRRFGLLNKNCCSIGTFEISTTQSHILYEIDKQTNPSMLQIAEILAMDITTFSRQIQTLIKMDLVKKIPSTQDKRVSILKLTTQGKFVATTIDESMNAYLEEVFSHMNDFEKETVLRSIQLLNEAMSKSTVCCTPIY from the coding sequence CACGTATTAACGAGGAGATTTGGATTATTAAATAAAAATTGCTGTTCTATAGGTACTTTTGAAATTTCTACAACACAGAGCCATATCCTCTATGAAATTGATAAACAAACGAATCCATCTATGCTACAAATTGCCGAGATACTTGCAATGGATATCACGACCTTTAGTAGACAAATTCAAACACTAATTAAGATGGATTTAGTAAAAAAAATACCGTCTACACAAGACAAACGCGTTTCCATTTTAAAATTAACAACACAAGGGAAATTTGTTGCTACAACGATCGACGAATCAATGAATGCATACTTAGAGGAAGTCTTCTCACATATGAATGATTTCGAAAAAGAAACAGTACTTCGCTCAATCCAATTATTAAACGAAGCGATGTCGAAGTCGACTGTATGCTGTACCCCTATCTATTAA